Proteins encoded by one window of Streptomyces sp. NBC_01571:
- a CDS encoding AraC family transcriptional regulator codes for MYLEELRTLLDRHVRPDWTTAIDGVLISKVERSDPPAPSMSGTVLAVIAQGAKRLALGDRMFEYRAGQYLVASVDLPVTGQFVGACPERPALGFGLTLEPSAVAELLLQAGSADAPRSGGSALPGIAVSDAPDRLLDAVVRLLRLLDEPRDRTVLAPMVKREILWRLITGEQGGIVRQLGLADSSLSHVARAVRWIREHYAQPFRVEDVAQLSGMSVSAFYRNFQAVTAMSPIRFQKQIRLQEARLLLAVHPHDVTGVGHRVGYDSPSQFSREYRRHFGAPPSQDAARLRHTAGATAGVLP; via the coding sequence ATGTACCTCGAAGAGCTCCGAACCCTGCTGGACCGGCATGTGCGGCCCGACTGGACCACGGCCATCGACGGTGTGCTCATCTCGAAGGTCGAGCGGTCCGACCCGCCGGCACCCTCGATGTCCGGCACGGTGCTGGCGGTCATCGCCCAGGGCGCCAAACGCCTCGCACTGGGCGACCGGATGTTCGAGTACCGGGCCGGGCAGTACCTCGTCGCGTCGGTCGACCTTCCCGTGACCGGCCAGTTCGTCGGAGCCTGCCCGGAACGTCCGGCGCTGGGTTTCGGTCTGACGCTGGAACCGTCCGCCGTCGCCGAACTGCTGCTGCAGGCAGGGTCAGCGGACGCTCCCCGCAGCGGGGGGAGCGCCCTGCCGGGCATCGCCGTCAGCGATGCTCCGGACCGGCTGCTCGACGCCGTGGTCCGGCTGCTGCGGCTGCTCGACGAGCCGCGCGACCGGACGGTGCTCGCTCCGATGGTCAAACGCGAGATCCTGTGGCGGCTGATCACCGGTGAGCAGGGCGGCATCGTGCGCCAGCTCGGCCTCGCCGACAGCAGCCTCAGCCACGTCGCACGGGCCGTGCGCTGGATCCGCGAGCACTACGCGCAGCCGTTCCGGGTCGAGGACGTGGCGCAGCTGTCGGGCATGAGTGTCTCCGCCTTCTACCGCAACTTCCAGGCGGTGACCGCGATGAGCCCCATCCGGTTCCAGAAGCAGATCCGGCTCCAGGAGGCCCGGCTGCTGCTCGCCGTCCATCCCCATGACGTCACCGGGGTCGGCCATCGCGTCGGGTACGACAGCCCGTCACAGTTCAGCCGGGAATACCGCCGCCATTTCGGCGCGCCTCCCAGCCAGGACGCCGCCCGCCTGCGTCACACCGCGGGGGCCACCGCGGGTGTTCTTCCCTGA
- a CDS encoding beta-ketoacyl-[acyl-carrier-protein] synthase family protein → MTSRQTSVSITGLGLITPAGVGREPTWEGILRGRSAAATDPELKGCPVDFSCRIPAMTPEQARIGGGKAWRMGHFSRLAVLAAREAVADAGLEPARWDGTRVAVVIGSGLAGAAHLEEQTLRHHQGGPELVSPALVPMLIPNMAAGEVLLDLGAHGPSMATETACASGASALATARRLLLAGLCDIAVAGGAEAAVTPVITAGFQRMGALSARTGDPGAASRPFAADRDGFVIAEGAAVLVLERDADARARGRRAYARLAGVGLSSDAHHPTAPAPGGVHAEAALRAALAEAGLHAADVDHVNAHGTSTPLNDLTEAELIGRVLPHRPSVTAPKGVLGHSLGAAGAIEAALTALTIHRSTVPPIANLAADDLPFDLDCVTDLPRTQRVRAAVSQSFGFGGHNVVLLLTED, encoded by the coding sequence GTGACGTCTCGTCAGACCTCTGTGTCGATCACCGGCCTGGGGTTGATCACCCCGGCCGGTGTCGGCCGGGAGCCGACCTGGGAGGGGATCCTGCGCGGTCGTTCCGCCGCTGCGACGGACCCCGAACTCAAGGGCTGCCCTGTCGACTTCTCCTGCCGCATCCCGGCCATGACGCCGGAGCAGGCCCGCATCGGCGGCGGCAAGGCGTGGCGCATGGGCCACTTCAGCCGGCTCGCCGTGCTCGCCGCGCGCGAGGCGGTCGCCGACGCCGGCCTCGAACCCGCCCGGTGGGACGGTACCCGCGTCGCCGTCGTGATCGGTTCCGGGCTCGCCGGGGCGGCGCACCTGGAGGAGCAGACCCTCCGTCACCACCAAGGCGGTCCCGAGCTGGTCTCTCCCGCCCTGGTACCCATGCTGATCCCCAACATGGCGGCCGGAGAAGTGCTGTTGGACCTTGGCGCCCACGGGCCCTCTATGGCCACGGAGACGGCGTGCGCGTCCGGCGCCAGCGCACTGGCCACCGCGCGCCGGCTGCTTCTGGCCGGCCTGTGCGACATCGCGGTGGCGGGTGGCGCGGAGGCGGCGGTCACTCCCGTGATCACGGCGGGCTTCCAGCGGATGGGCGCGCTGTCGGCCCGTACCGGCGACCCCGGGGCGGCTTCGCGGCCCTTCGCGGCGGACCGGGACGGCTTCGTGATCGCCGAGGGCGCCGCCGTACTCGTACTGGAACGGGATGCGGACGCGCGGGCCCGCGGTCGGCGCGCCTACGCGCGGCTCGCGGGGGTCGGCCTCTCCTCCGACGCCCACCATCCAACTGCCCCGGCTCCCGGCGGAGTTCACGCCGAGGCGGCACTGCGGGCTGCGCTCGCCGAAGCCGGCCTGCACGCGGCCGACGTCGATCACGTCAACGCGCACGGCACCTCCACGCCCCTCAACGACCTGACCGAGGCCGAGCTGATCGGCCGCGTGCTCCCGCACCGGCCCAGCGTGACCGCGCCCAAAGGAGTGCTCGGGCACAGCCTCGGTGCCGCGGGTGCGATCGAGGCGGCGCTCACGGCTCTGACCATCCACCGGTCCACCGTGCCGCCGATCGCCAACCTCGCGGCCGACGACCTCCCCTTCGACCTGGACTGTGTGACGGACCTGCCGCGCACCCAGCGCGTCCGTGCCGCCGTGAGCCAGTCCTTCGGGTTCGGCGGGCACAACGTCGTGCTGCTCCTCACCGAGGACTGA
- a CDS encoding TIGR03885 family FMN-dependent LLM class oxidoreductase gives MTVYGLHASHEQIPPADLRDAVVQAERAGFAAAMCSDHFSPWSVRQGESGFAWSWLGAALQATDQMPFGVVNAPGQRYHPAIIAQAIASLASMYPGRFWVALGSGEASNEHITGARWPRKDLRNARLRECVDVIRALLQGEEVSHDGLVTVDRARLWTLPAAAPPLIGAACSTATAAWCAEWADGLITVNAPRERLREIADAYRDAGGQGPLHLQVHLSWAPDESEALALAHDQWRTNVHSPPASWDLDSAELFDLVSEHVTPEHVAGTVNVSSDLGRHTAWLQEYAALGFDAVMLHHVGREQGPFIEAFGTEVLPRLDVTRPLPATAKEYRCV, from the coding sequence ATGACTGTCTACGGATTACATGCCTCGCACGAGCAGATCCCGCCCGCCGATCTGCGCGACGCCGTGGTGCAGGCGGAACGCGCGGGATTCGCCGCCGCCATGTGCTCGGACCACTTCTCCCCGTGGAGCGTCCGCCAGGGGGAGTCCGGATTCGCCTGGTCGTGGCTCGGCGCCGCGCTCCAGGCCACCGACCAGATGCCGTTCGGCGTGGTGAACGCACCAGGCCAGCGCTACCATCCCGCGATCATCGCCCAGGCGATCGCCAGCCTCGCGTCCATGTACCCCGGCAGGTTCTGGGTCGCGCTCGGCAGCGGCGAGGCGTCCAACGAGCACATCACCGGGGCACGTTGGCCCCGCAAGGACCTGCGCAACGCGCGGCTGCGGGAGTGCGTCGACGTCATCCGTGCGCTGCTGCAAGGGGAGGAGGTCAGCCACGACGGACTGGTGACCGTGGACCGGGCCAGGCTGTGGACGCTGCCGGCCGCCGCGCCGCCCCTCATCGGAGCCGCGTGCAGCACGGCCACGGCCGCCTGGTGCGCCGAGTGGGCGGACGGCCTCATCACGGTCAACGCCCCGCGTGAACGGCTGCGCGAGATCGCCGACGCGTACCGGGACGCGGGCGGCCAGGGCCCCCTGCACCTCCAGGTCCACCTGAGCTGGGCACCCGACGAGAGCGAGGCCCTGGCGCTGGCGCACGACCAGTGGCGCACCAACGTGCACTCGCCCCCGGCCAGTTGGGACCTGGACTCCGCGGAACTGTTCGACCTCGTCAGCGAGCACGTCACCCCCGAGCACGTGGCCGGGACGGTCAACGTCTCGTCCGACCTCGGCCGGCACACCGCCTGGCTCCAGGAGTACGCGGCGCTCGGCTTCGACGCGGTGATGCTGCACCACGTTGGCCGTGAACAAGGCCCGTTCATCGAGGCGTTCGGGACCGAGGTACTGCCACGGCTCGACGTCACCCGCCCGCTTCCCGCCACGGCGAAGGAGTACCGATGCGTCTGA
- a CDS encoding alpha-amylase family protein translates to MRLTRTSDLWWKNAVVYCLDVETYQDGNGDGIGDFAGLTQRIDHLVRLGVTCVWLMPFYPTRERDDGYDITDFYGVDPRLGTLGDFTEFVRTAKDRGIRVIADLVVNHTSEDHPWFQDARSGRDSAHRDWYVWQDEPPEDGPEGVVFPDAEDSLWEYDEGSGQYYLHRFYKQQPDLNVANPEVRDEIARVMGFWTRLGLSGFRVDAVPFLLETAGQNDAGALPNPHEYLADLRAFLGRRNGESMLLGEVNLPYDGLARFFGDPDSDRGDELTMCFDFIGMQQMYLSMAREDAGPLAAALRDRPAAPRDAHWATFVRNHDELTLDKLSDDERAEVFAVFGPDKDMQLYDRGLRRRLPPMVDGDRRRVELAYSLLFTLPGTPVLFYGEEIGMGENLAAEGRQAVRTPMQWTPEAGAGFSTAEPGTFPNPLADGAFAPQKVNVYEQSRDPGSLLSRIRLFVERYREAPELAWGEYRVVEAGERAVLAHIGCTTDGKVLAVHNFADRPVTARLRLPEAGPGGRLTDLLDEGHAGLTVPDDGLLRVELPAYGYRWLRVGTPADDPDRVASD, encoded by the coding sequence ATGCGTCTGACCCGCACGTCCGACCTGTGGTGGAAGAACGCGGTGGTGTACTGCCTGGACGTCGAGACGTACCAGGACGGCAACGGCGACGGGATCGGCGACTTCGCGGGCCTCACGCAGCGGATCGACCATCTGGTGCGCCTCGGCGTGACCTGTGTGTGGCTGATGCCCTTCTACCCGACACGGGAACGCGACGACGGATACGACATCACGGACTTCTACGGCGTCGACCCCCGCCTGGGAACCCTGGGTGACTTCACCGAGTTCGTCCGCACCGCCAAGGACCGCGGCATTCGCGTGATCGCCGACCTCGTCGTCAACCACACCTCCGAGGACCACCCGTGGTTCCAGGACGCCCGCTCCGGCCGGGACTCCGCCCACCGTGACTGGTACGTCTGGCAGGACGAACCCCCCGAGGACGGCCCCGAGGGGGTGGTCTTCCCCGACGCGGAGGACAGTCTGTGGGAGTACGACGAGGGCAGCGGGCAGTACTACCTGCACCGCTTCTACAAGCAGCAGCCCGACCTCAACGTCGCCAACCCCGAAGTGCGTGACGAGATAGCCCGCGTCATGGGCTTCTGGACGCGGCTCGGGCTGTCCGGTTTCCGCGTCGACGCCGTGCCCTTCCTGCTGGAGACGGCCGGGCAGAACGACGCCGGAGCACTGCCGAACCCGCACGAGTACCTCGCCGACCTCCGCGCCTTCCTCGGCCGCCGCAACGGCGAGTCGATGCTGCTCGGTGAGGTCAACCTGCCCTACGACGGCCTCGCCCGGTTCTTCGGAGACCCCGACTCGGACCGTGGCGACGAACTCACCATGTGCTTCGACTTCATCGGCATGCAGCAGATGTACCTGTCGATGGCGCGCGAGGACGCGGGGCCGCTGGCCGCCGCGCTGAGGGACCGACCGGCCGCCCCACGCGACGCCCACTGGGCGACGTTCGTACGCAACCACGACGAGCTCACCCTCGACAAACTGAGCGACGACGAACGCGCCGAGGTCTTCGCGGTCTTCGGCCCGGACAAGGACATGCAGCTGTACGACCGAGGGCTGCGCCGCAGGCTGCCCCCCATGGTCGACGGCGACCGACGCCGCGTCGAACTCGCCTACAGCCTGCTCTTCACCCTGCCCGGCACCCCCGTCCTCTTCTACGGTGAGGAGATCGGCATGGGAGAGAACCTGGCCGCCGAGGGCCGTCAGGCCGTACGCACCCCCATGCAGTGGACGCCGGAGGCGGGGGCCGGCTTCTCCACCGCCGAACCGGGAACCTTCCCCAACCCGCTGGCGGACGGTGCGTTCGCACCCCAGAAGGTCAACGTGTACGAGCAGAGCCGCGACCCCGGCTCGCTGCTGAGCCGCATCCGGCTGTTCGTCGAGCGCTACCGAGAGGCGCCGGAGCTGGCCTGGGGCGAGTACCGCGTGGTCGAGGCGGGGGAGCGTGCCGTGCTGGCACACATCGGCTGCACCACCGACGGGAAGGTCCTGGCCGTCCACAACTTCGCGGACCGGCCGGTCACCGCACGGCTGCGACTGCCCGAGGCCGGACCCGGCGGAAGGCTGACGGATCTGCTCGACGAAGGACATGCCGGGCTCACGGTGCCCGACGACGGCCTGCTCCGCGTCGAGCTGCCGGCCTACGGGTACCGGTGGCTGCGCGTCGGCACCCCGGCCGACGACCCCGACAGGGTCGCGTCCGACTGA
- a CDS encoding NAD-dependent protein deacetylase, translated as MRMRPTLSWTPAQDLPPGTTDLEPITDMLSTGGVLVLSGAGISTESGIPDYRGENGSLSRHTPMTYQDFTASAQARRRYWARSHLGWRTFGRARPNDGHRAVAAFGRHGLLSGVITQNVDGLHQFAGSEGVVELHGSLDQVVCLSCRASSSRRELALRLESANPGFAPVAAAINPDGDADLADEQVGDFQVVPCAVCGGILKPDVVFFGETVPPSRVEHCRRLVRESTSLLVLGSSLTVMSGFRFVREAAQAGKPVLIVNRDPTRGDQHALTRVAVPLGAALTTVADRLDIPLGSVS; from the coding sequence ATGCGCATGCGCCCCACTCTGAGCTGGACCCCTGCCCAGGACCTGCCGCCCGGCACCACGGATCTGGAGCCGATCACGGACATGCTGTCCACGGGGGGTGTGCTGGTGCTCAGCGGGGCCGGCATCTCCACGGAGTCGGGCATCCCCGACTACCGGGGCGAGAACGGCAGCCTGAGTCGGCACACCCCGATGACCTACCAGGACTTCACCGCGAGTGCCCAGGCGCGGCGGCGGTACTGGGCACGCAGTCACCTCGGCTGGCGGACCTTCGGCCGTGCCCGCCCCAACGACGGACACCGAGCCGTAGCCGCGTTCGGGAGGCACGGCCTGCTCTCGGGAGTGATCACTCAGAACGTCGACGGACTGCACCAGTTCGCCGGCAGCGAGGGCGTCGTGGAACTCCACGGAAGCCTGGACCAAGTGGTCTGCCTCTCCTGCCGCGCCTCGAGTTCGCGTCGTGAACTCGCCCTGCGGCTGGAGAGCGCCAATCCAGGCTTCGCGCCGGTGGCCGCCGCGATCAACCCGGACGGTGACGCGGACCTCGCCGACGAACAGGTCGGAGACTTCCAGGTGGTGCCCTGCGCGGTCTGCGGCGGCATCCTCAAGCCGGACGTGGTGTTCTTCGGTGAGACCGTTCCGCCATCGCGGGTCGAGCACTGCCGCCGGCTCGTCCGCGAGTCGACGTCACTTCTGGTACTGGGCTCGTCGCTGACGGTGATGTCCGGGTTCCGATTCGTCCGCGAGGCGGCCCAGGCGGGGAAGCCGGTGCTCATCGTCAACCGGGACCCGACCCGGGGCGACCAACACGCCCTCACCCGGGTCGCGGTCCCCCTGGGAGCAGCCCTCACGACCGTGGCCGACCGGCTGGACATCCCTCTGGGGTCAGTCTCTTAG
- a CDS encoding putative quinol monooxygenase, translating to MTAPYGFNATLTAKPGTGAQLTDLLLTGLSDGNPGASEYCVVYLVCRSASDPDVVHVTEGWTSEEDHHRIFAGDAAQAIVKRIDGMLAKEPEYTDYVPVRGKAAF from the coding sequence ATGACCGCCCCCTACGGATTCAACGCCACCCTGACCGCAAAGCCCGGAACGGGTGCGCAGCTGACGGACCTCCTGCTGACCGGCCTGAGTGACGGCAACCCAGGCGCGAGCGAGTACTGCGTCGTCTATCTCGTCTGCCGTTCGGCGTCCGACCCCGACGTCGTTCATGTCACCGAGGGCTGGACCAGCGAGGAGGACCACCACCGGATCTTCGCCGGCGACGCCGCGCAGGCCATCGTGAAGCGGATCGACGGGATGCTGGCCAAGGAGCCCGAGTACACCGACTACGTACCGGTCCGTGGCAAGGCCGCCTTCTGA
- a CDS encoding cytochrome P450, whose protein sequence is MTATAPAPTLDLPAPYGSCPFDPPPAYTAAAHDAAVTRAVLPDGTACWLVTGYEEVRAVLADPSFSADARTPGFPFLSAGQRELATAKPSFIRMDDPEHARLRRMVTKDFLVRRIEQLRPGIQDIVDRAVDRMTDGRTSADLVADFALPIPSLAICLMLGVPYEDHDLFQSLSRTLLDNRTTRKRAERAHAQLMDYLAELAEHKRQYPADDILSRLVARDDLTPQETASLGFLLLVTGHESTANMAAISVLALLRDPGQTALLRDDPDLIRGAVEELLRHLTIIHLGLGRAATRSVEVGGVTVPAGDGVICMLSTANRDPALFATEGGACPSGLDVTRDARRHVAFGYGIHQCLGQTLARVELQIILATLLRRLPGLRLATPPDRLAYNQDAIVYGPRALPVTW, encoded by the coding sequence ATGACCGCGACCGCGCCCGCCCCCACGCTCGACCTCCCCGCCCCCTACGGCAGTTGTCCCTTCGACCCGCCCCCCGCCTACACGGCCGCCGCTCATGACGCCGCCGTCACCCGTGCCGTGCTGCCGGACGGCACCGCGTGCTGGCTCGTCACCGGCTACGAGGAGGTACGCGCCGTACTGGCCGACCCCAGCTTCAGTGCCGACGCCCGCACCCCCGGCTTCCCGTTCCTCTCCGCGGGGCAGCGGGAACTGGCGACGGCGAAGCCCAGCTTCATCCGCATGGACGATCCCGAACACGCCCGTCTGCGCCGCATGGTCACCAAGGACTTCCTGGTCAGGCGCATCGAGCAACTGCGACCCGGCATCCAGGACATCGTCGACAGGGCCGTGGACCGAATGACGGACGGACGCACCTCGGCCGACCTCGTGGCCGACTTCGCCCTGCCCATCCCGTCGCTGGCCATCTGTCTGATGCTCGGAGTGCCCTACGAGGACCACGATCTGTTCCAGTCGCTCAGCCGCACCCTGCTCGACAACCGGACGACCCGCAAGCGGGCCGAGCGGGCACATGCTCAACTCATGGACTATCTGGCCGAGTTGGCTGAGCACAAGCGTCAGTACCCGGCGGACGACATTCTCAGCCGTCTGGTGGCACGCGACGACCTCACTCCCCAGGAGACGGCGTCACTCGGATTCCTGCTGCTGGTCACCGGTCACGAGAGCACCGCGAACATGGCGGCCATCAGCGTGCTCGCGCTGCTGCGCGACCCCGGTCAGACGGCACTCCTGCGCGACGATCCGGACCTCATCCGCGGAGCCGTCGAGGAACTCCTGCGCCACCTCACCATCATCCATCTCGGTCTGGGGCGTGCGGCGACGCGCTCCGTCGAGGTCGGCGGGGTCACCGTCCCGGCGGGCGACGGCGTGATCTGCATGCTGTCCACCGCCAACCGTGACCCGGCGCTGTTCGCGACGGAGGGCGGCGCCTGCCCCTCCGGACTCGACGTCACCCGGGACGCGCGGCGCCATGTGGCCTTCGGCTACGGAATCCACCAGTGCCTGGGACAGACCCTGGCCAGGGTCGAGCTCCAGATCATCCTCGCCACCCTGCTGCGACGCCTCCCCGGACTGCGCCTGGCGACACCGCCGGACCGGCTCGCCTACAACCAGGACGCCATCGTCTACGGCCCGCGCGCCCTGCCGGTGACCTGGTAG
- a CDS encoding universal stress protein has protein sequence MFQRILVAVDPSPTRLSAVRLAGDLARLTDAQVRVVHVVASSATLAAVVPLEDDAQAKAVVDEALAALRDKGVKADATLFHGLTTQIATAISEAAAEFEADLIVVSPHHRGSVEALFNPRISDAVAHASRTAVLLAPEDGTEA, from the coding sequence ATGTTCCAGCGCATCCTGGTCGCCGTCGATCCCAGCCCCACCCGGCTCTCCGCAGTACGCCTGGCCGGGGACCTGGCCCGGCTGACGGACGCCCAGGTCCGGGTCGTGCACGTCGTCGCCTCCTCCGCGACCCTCGCAGCCGTCGTCCCGCTCGAGGACGACGCCCAGGCGAAGGCCGTCGTCGACGAGGCCCTGGCCGCCCTCCGCGACAAGGGCGTCAAGGCCGACGCGACCCTCTTCCACGGACTGACCACCCAGATCGCCACGGCCATCTCCGAGGCGGCGGCGGAGTTCGAGGCCGACCTCATCGTGGTGAGCCCCCATCACCGTGGATCCGTCGAGGCGTTGTTCAACCCCCGGATCAGCGATGCCGTCGCGCACGCGAGCCGCACCGCCGTCCTGCTGGCTCCGGAGGACGGCACCGAGGCCTGA
- a CDS encoding ferredoxin yields MTSSPASVRVSGPPRIPPLPPSEWPASLRSLLADSQKDGAGRVNLFGTLAHHPALAHAWLSLARVLTHEGTLGGRRRELIVLRTAHRLGATFVHERHRTPATGAGLTPEEILATAAAPDAHPWTDEERTLLETCDLLTDNSTVPDELWRRLARFLSPEQLIELLVLAGQTAAMSTTLGVLRTPSDDAGAGRPHLTVRLDRERCCSAGQCAGAAPEVFEQSDTDGRVTLLVPEPDPKYADEVRLAADLCPSGVITLMDAT; encoded by the coding sequence ATGACCTCCTCACCCGCATCCGTCCGGGTGTCCGGCCCTCCCCGCATTCCGCCCCTCCCGCCGTCCGAGTGGCCCGCGTCGCTGCGGTCCCTCCTGGCGGACTCGCAGAAGGACGGTGCCGGCCGGGTCAACCTCTTCGGCACCCTCGCGCATCACCCTGCCCTGGCCCACGCGTGGCTCTCCCTCGCCCGTGTGCTCACCCACGAAGGAACGCTCGGTGGCCGACGACGCGAACTGATCGTCCTGCGCACCGCCCACCGGCTCGGCGCGACCTTTGTCCACGAGCGCCACCGCACGCCGGCGACCGGGGCCGGACTGACACCGGAGGAGATCCTGGCCACGGCAGCGGCCCCGGACGCCCACCCCTGGACGGACGAGGAGCGCACCCTTCTGGAGACCTGCGACCTGCTCACCGACAACTCCACGGTGCCGGACGAACTCTGGCGCCGGCTCGCGCGCTTCCTGAGCCCGGAGCAACTGATCGAACTGCTGGTCCTGGCCGGTCAGACCGCCGCCATGTCCACCACCCTCGGCGTCCTGCGCACCCCCTCCGACGATGCCGGGGCCGGACGCCCGCACCTCACCGTGCGCCTGGACAGGGAACGCTGCTGCAGCGCGGGGCAGTGCGCCGGTGCCGCGCCGGAGGTGTTCGAGCAGAGCGACACGGACGGACGCGTCACCCTGCTCGTACCGGAGCCCGATCCGAAGTACGCCGACGAGGTGCGCCTGGCCGCGGACCTGTGCCCCAGCGGTGTCATCACCCTCATGGACGCCACGTGA
- a CDS encoding alpha/beta hydrolase translates to MTTVRPDVDPELRVLLADMPLMTRLDPEVLAQLRRFPSAPVESLLEGHQADHREVTVSGEGGARIPLSVFSPSGATRVTGAPCVLWMYGGGMVMGDRLSQIDIPLEWLDLFGAVIISVGYRLAPEAGGTTAVDDCYRSLLWVEEHADELGVDPARIVVAGVSAGGGLAAGVTLMARDRGTPRVAAQLLVCPMLDHRNVTTSSRQYSGGPGVWTREMNEFGWRSVLGGLRDDQVPGHVSPAVAEDLSGLPTTYIDAGSAEVFRDEDVAYATRIWAAGGQAELHIWAGGFHGFDALYPQARVSAGARRTRNDWLARVLSPVDGTSA, encoded by the coding sequence GTGACGACCGTACGACCCGACGTGGACCCCGAACTGCGCGTTCTGCTCGCCGACATGCCGCTCATGACGCGGCTCGACCCCGAAGTGCTCGCCCAACTGCGCCGGTTCCCGTCGGCGCCGGTCGAGTCCCTTCTCGAAGGCCACCAGGCCGACCATCGCGAGGTCACCGTGTCCGGTGAGGGCGGTGCGCGGATTCCCCTGTCGGTCTTCAGTCCGTCCGGTGCCACCCGCGTCACCGGGGCGCCGTGCGTCCTGTGGATGTACGGCGGCGGGATGGTCATGGGGGATCGCCTCTCCCAGATCGACATACCGCTGGAGTGGCTCGACCTGTTCGGTGCCGTGATCATCTCTGTGGGCTACCGGTTGGCGCCGGAGGCAGGCGGCACGACAGCGGTCGACGACTGTTACCGGAGTCTCCTCTGGGTCGAGGAGCACGCCGACGAACTGGGCGTCGATCCCGCCCGAATCGTCGTGGCGGGAGTCAGTGCGGGAGGTGGCCTCGCCGCGGGAGTGACACTGATGGCACGCGACCGGGGTACCCCGCGGGTCGCGGCGCAGCTGCTTGTCTGTCCCATGCTCGACCATCGCAACGTCACCACGTCGAGTCGGCAGTACTCCGGCGGTCCCGGTGTCTGGACCCGTGAGATGAACGAGTTCGGCTGGCGCTCGGTTCTCGGCGGCCTCCGCGACGACCAGGTGCCCGGTCATGTCTCACCCGCGGTGGCCGAGGACCTCTCGGGGCTGCCGACCACGTATATCGACGCCGGCTCGGCCGAAGTCTTCCGCGACGAGGACGTCGCCTACGCCACCCGGATCTGGGCGGCCGGCGGCCAGGCGGAACTGCACATCTGGGCGGGAGGGTTCCACGGATTCGACGCGCTCTACCCGCAGGCTCGCGTCTCGGCCGGCGCCCGCCGGACACGCAACGACTGGCTGGCTCGAGTTCTGTCGCCGGTTGACGGGACCTCGGCGTGA
- a CDS encoding 3-oxoacyl-ACP synthase III family protein, whose protein sequence is MTVHSSIVHATVHIPEGRQSVAAVEDRFRAGSPAAPLSRGVLQRMYGLAERIVAADHDQPSDLAVHAARRLLADTDTDPAGVDLLLYAGILADMEEPATAHVVADKLGLGCPVLDLKNACNGVLNALEVADAFIRGGRYRRVLVTTAEVSTRESRWEVDDPADILTALPSLSTGDMGSALLVEASGLPGIVGSRFFANSWGWRAATLPNPYAQHRRLGHLRIDSAQLVDSFEGLPGKVRGALKDFGVESDDLDLVCVHQPSVPFTRVVCDWVGVDPGRILATFPAHGNVATNTIPLQLATALECGRLRRGDLVGMFGFASGASAGVVLCRW, encoded by the coding sequence ATGACCGTTCACAGCAGCATCGTTCACGCAACTGTCCACATCCCCGAGGGGCGGCAGAGCGTGGCCGCGGTGGAAGACCGCTTCCGTGCGGGCAGCCCCGCCGCGCCGTTGTCCCGCGGGGTGCTCCAGCGCATGTACGGGCTGGCCGAGCGCATCGTGGCCGCCGACCACGATCAGCCCTCCGACCTGGCCGTCCACGCGGCGCGACGCCTGTTGGCGGACACGGACACCGATCCGGCCGGCGTCGACCTGCTCCTCTACGCGGGCATCCTCGCCGACATGGAGGAGCCCGCCACGGCCCATGTCGTCGCCGACAAACTGGGCCTCGGGTGTCCCGTGCTCGACCTGAAGAACGCCTGCAACGGTGTCCTCAACGCCCTGGAGGTCGCCGACGCGTTCATCCGGGGCGGCCGGTACCGCAGGGTGCTGGTGACCACCGCCGAGGTCAGCACCCGCGAAAGCCGCTGGGAGGTGGACGACCCGGCGGACATCCTGACCGCGCTGCCCAGCCTCAGCACCGGCGACATGGGCTCCGCCCTGCTGGTGGAGGCGAGCGGCCTGCCCGGCATCGTCGGCTCGCGCTTCTTCGCCAACTCCTGGGGCTGGCGGGCGGCGACGCTGCCGAACCCCTACGCGCAGCACCGAAGGCTCGGCCATCTCCGCATCGACTCGGCGCAGTTGGTGGACTCGTTCGAGGGACTGCCCGGCAAGGTGCGAGGAGCGCTGAAGGATTTCGGCGTCGAGAGCGACGACCTGGACCTCGTCTGTGTGCATCAGCCGTCGGTGCCGTTCACCCGGGTCGTCTGCGACTGGGTGGGCGTGGACCCGGGACGGATCCTGGCCACCTTCCCGGCCCACGGCAACGTGGCGACCAACACCATCCCGCTCCAGCTGGCCACCGCCCTGGAGTGCGGCCGCCTGCGACGCGGGGACCTGGTGGGCATGTTCGGCTTCGCGAGCGGGGCCAGCGCGGGAGTGGTCCTCTGCAGGTGGTGA